In Electrophorus electricus isolate fEleEle1 chromosome 14, fEleEle1.pri, whole genome shotgun sequence, a single window of DNA contains:
- the LOC113574308 gene encoding cytochrome c oxidase assembly factor 3 homolog, mitochondrial, producing the protein MADKEGNKFGPENEFAKRIDPTKEKLTQEQIKYIRQAELAQWKKKSQKLRGRNILTGLAIGAIVMGIYGYTFYSVSQDRIMDEIDQEAKVAARMRGAKTGAN; encoded by the exons ATGGCTGACAAGGAAGGTAATAAATTTGGACCTGAGAATGAATTTGCCAAGAGGATAGATCCTACAAAAGAGAAATTGACGCAGGAACAGATTAAGTATATCCGTCAAGCGGAGCTGGCTCAGTGGAAGAAGAAAAGCCAGAAGCTTCGTGGTCGGAACATTTTAACTGGACTCGCCATTGGAGCCATAGTGATGGGAATAT ATGGGTACACATTCTACTCTGTATCCCAAGACAGGATCATGGATGAAATAGACCAGGAAGCAAAAGTGGCAGCTAGGATGCGTGGGGCAAAGACTGGAGCGAATTGA